In a genomic window of Desulfomonilia bacterium:
- a CDS encoding glycerol-3-phosphate dehydrogenase/oxidase: MKRFIDNYQGEHFDIIVIGGGITGASIAYDAATRGLKVALVEKKDFSWATSSVTSKLIHGGLRYLANGEFGLVRESLRERRVLENIAPNFVYPTPIMMTHSSLPISNRKRVMKVAMLLYDMLSFDKGFTWDKSKKVPYHHSMSKDKVLINEPNVRKDRLTGASIFYDCTSIFPERLTLAFIKSAVSYGAKAANYTLVNGFLIEDNRVTGVKVTDTLNGATHEIRGKITINCGGPWADIILGLAKPGSSCSLRRSEGIHIITNKKMLSGKYVVGTITPKGRHFFLIPWRNHTLIGTTDKPYSGSPDDYRVTKESIIELINEVNMSFGDGSLSYEDVRYAFGGLRPLVEEQTEETYSSSRKYEIYDNKNEGLDGLVTVEGGKYTTSRNLAENCMNLVMHKMGIPAGAAITGRKYLWGCEIKDMNTFMYDLQKNNRDFSGETVEYLGRNYGTECFDVMGIARSEKHLTDVLDSDGEILAQVSHAVRNEMAQKLSDIVLRRTGIATLGNPGTDILEKVAETAGRELHWNTKRISDEIEETVNLLRVPAE, encoded by the coding sequence ATGAAAAGATTTATTGATAATTACCAGGGCGAACACTTCGACATTATTGTAATTGGAGGCGGTATTACCGGGGCATCGATTGCCTATGACGCGGCGACAAGAGGACTTAAGGTTGCACTTGTTGAAAAAAAAGACTTTTCCTGGGCCACTTCTTCTGTCACCTCAAAACTGATTCACGGGGGACTCAGATATCTGGCGAACGGAGAATTCGGCCTTGTAAGGGAATCGCTGCGAGAGAGGCGTGTGCTGGAAAACATCGCCCCGAATTTTGTTTATCCCACCCCAATCATGATGACACACAGCTCTTTGCCGATATCAAACAGAAAACGCGTAATGAAGGTGGCCATGCTCCTGTATGATATGCTCTCCTTCGATAAAGGTTTTACCTGGGACAAGAGCAAGAAGGTTCCCTACCATCACAGCATGTCAAAGGATAAAGTTCTCATTAATGAACCGAATGTGAGAAAAGACAGACTGACCGGGGCTTCTATATTCTACGACTGCACAAGCATTTTCCCCGAACGCCTTACGCTCGCATTTATCAAATCAGCAGTTTCTTACGGAGCAAAGGCTGCAAATTATACACTTGTCAACGGATTCCTGATTGAAGATAACCGCGTTACAGGGGTCAAGGTCACCGACACACTTAACGGCGCCACCCATGAAATACGGGGAAAGATAACGATAAACTGCGGGGGACCATGGGCCGACATCATACTCGGACTGGCAAAACCAGGTTCTTCATGCTCGCTCAGGCGTTCTGAAGGTATCCACATAATAACGAACAAGAAAATGCTTTCAGGAAAATACGTTGTCGGCACGATTACGCCAAAAGGAAGGCACTTCTTCCTTATTCCGTGGAGAAACCACACCCTTATCGGCACTACGGACAAACCATATTCGGGTTCTCCTGATGATTACAGGGTTACAAAAGAGAGCATTATTGAATTGATCAATGAAGTTAACATGTCTTTTGGCGACGGCAGTCTGTCATATGAGGATGTCAGATATGCCTTTGGCGGACTCCGCCCGCTGGTCGAGGAGCAGACAGAGGAGACATATTCAAGTTCCAGAAAATATGAAATTTATGATAATAAAAATGAAGGCCTGGACGGATTGGTCACCGTTGAAGGCGGAAAGTATACTACAAGCCGTAATCTGGCTGAAAACTGCATGAATCTGGTTATGCATAAAATGGGCATTCCCGCAGGGGCAGCTATAACCGGCAGAAAATATCTCTGGGGCTGCGAGATCAAGGACATGAACACCTTCATGTATGACCTTCAGAAAAACAACAGGGACTTTTCAGGAGAGACCGTGGAATATCTCGGCAGAAACTACGGTACGGAATGCTTTGACGTTATGGGAATCGCCAGGTCAGAGAAGCATCTGACAGATGTTCTTGACAGTGATGGAGAAATCCTTGCACAGGTTTCACATGCCGTGAGAAATGAAATGGCGCAAAAGCTATCGGATATCGTTCTTCGAAGGACAGGGATAGCGACACTTGGAAATCCGGGTACCGATATACTTGAAAAAGTTGCCGAAACGGCAGGCCGCGAATTGCACTGGAATACAAAACGCATCAGTGACGAAATTGAAGAAACGGTAAACTTGCTCAGGGTACCTGCCGAATAG
- a CDS encoding acyl-CoA dehydrogenase family protein — MSLPNRQNPYSFDDFLSWRKSIDYYLDDKFLQKVLKHFSAGDWDDVDHELRRMSADVSFNWRDLSDAIAVPEKRPYVMHYDGHNHRIDRIVRPAETLKLEKEIFSQAIFSEKTNPWVRLAKMFLIYQNGEACVACPMVCTEGLVALLDRYADTPVLKNILRHCKEGINGDFGIGAQYLSEIQGGSDVPSNLIEAVRDGDVWRIYGTKFFCSATHADYAVVTAKPSGSEKVGLFIVPSWLEGDKEKEKRNGFTIDRIKWKMGTSELTTAEITFNGSIAYQAGPLDRGLANVVGIVLTYSRLTVGLSAAASMTRAAREAKGYAERRSAFGLNIDLFPMLKGQLSKLDLNAKRTTAGAFKLYHEFLALPGGLKGGIVTDEPEDTRKKRFAIRELIMLQKIAASWDATDMLRLAMSVFGGHGVMEDFSSLPRLFRDAAINELWEGPRNVLLTQIHRDLSRAAAWYAPEEFVKDILSGADNVIISGMSGRMKELSQCNLLGNDDSSISACEKWDTFCHDLFHAYQDIALTEVNDG, encoded by the coding sequence ATGTCTTTACCGAACAGGCAAAACCCGTATTCTTTTGACGACTTTCTTTCCTGGAGGAAATCCATAGATTATTACCTTGATGACAAATTTCTTCAGAAGGTTCTGAAGCATTTTTCCGCAGGCGACTGGGATGATGTGGACCATGAACTAAGGAGAATGTCGGCAGATGTATCTTTTAACTGGCGCGATCTCAGCGATGCCATAGCCGTCCCCGAAAAAAGACCTTATGTGATGCATTATGACGGCCATAATCACAGAATAGACAGGATTGTGAGGCCGGCGGAGACTCTTAAACTTGAAAAAGAGATATTTTCCCAGGCGATATTTTCTGAAAAAACTAATCCCTGGGTGCGCCTTGCCAAGATGTTTCTCATCTACCAGAACGGTGAGGCTTGCGTAGCCTGTCCCATGGTATGCACGGAAGGCCTGGTTGCACTCCTCGATCGTTATGCAGATACGCCGGTGCTTAAAAATATTCTCAGGCATTGCAAGGAAGGGATAAATGGCGATTTCGGCATTGGTGCCCAGTATCTCTCGGAGATACAGGGCGGATCAGATGTCCCTTCAAATCTTATTGAAGCTGTAAGGGATGGCGATGTCTGGCGGATATACGGAACAAAATTCTTCTGTTCGGCAACTCATGCCGATTATGCGGTTGTAACAGCAAAGCCTTCAGGCAGTGAAAAAGTTGGCCTTTTCATAGTCCCTTCATGGCTAGAGGGGGATAAGGAAAAAGAGAAAAGAAACGGTTTTACGATAGACAGGATCAAATGGAAGATGGGTACCAGCGAACTTACTACTGCCGAGATTACCTTTAATGGATCAATCGCATATCAAGCAGGCCCTCTGGACAGGGGTCTAGCAAATGTCGTCGGTATCGTTCTTACATATTCCAGGCTTACAGTGGGTCTGTCTGCGGCTGCAAGCATGACCCGTGCGGCGAGAGAGGCAAAGGGATATGCGGAAAGGAGATCGGCCTTCGGTTTAAATATTGATTTATTCCCCATGCTCAAAGGCCAGCTTTCAAAGCTGGATCTTAATGCGAAAAGGACAACTGCCGGGGCTTTCAAGCTGTATCATGAATTCCTTGCACTCCCCGGAGGACTGAAAGGCGGAATTGTTACCGACGAACCAGAAGATACCAGAAAAAAGCGGTTTGCGATAAGAGAGCTTATAATGCTGCAAAAAATTGCAGCCTCATGGGATGCAACCGATATGCTGAGGCTCGCAATGAGTGTCTTCGGCGGGCATGGGGTAATGGAAGATTTTTCGTCCCTGCCGAGGCTTTTCAGGGATGCGGCCATAAACGAACTGTGGGAAGGACCCCGTAATGTTCTCCTGACTCAGATTCACAGGGATCTATCGAGGGCTGCGGCATGGTATGCACCTGAAGAGTTTGTTAAAGACATCCTCTCAGGTGCTGATAATGTGATTATTTCAGGTATGTCCGGAAGAATGAAGGAACTGTCTCAATGCAATCTGCTGGGTAATGATGATTCTTCAATATCTGCATGTGAAAAATGGGACACATTCTGCCACGATCTTTTCCATGCCTATCAGGATATTGCACTGACAGAGGTCAATGATGGCTGA
- a CDS encoding fibronectin type III domain-containing protein → MKPSYRMIWIMALIGIFITSGCSNDKEESGSGSGRSLFRSDNIPPVPGKKITLTQKTPQNIVVTWDASSDYETLQKNLQYKLVYSARNNIGTVDSAERNGTVVMGWTPGTLSRQVKGLPSTGAYYFTVLVRDEAGNMAVYVPQSLSAQESNLSVANMSMRDEAGNKTVFTPRKSSAHDTNTPQVVSGLVVSDITFDGATVSWEPADDDVTPPDRLQYKVIYSTNRDMDNVKDAENNGQSAMEWTANITSHRISGLEPSTTYYIATLVRDEAGNTAIYEPREVTTTSQSGKGSGE, encoded by the coding sequence ATGAAACCATCGTACAGAATGATCTGGATTATGGCTCTGATTGGTATCTTTATCACTTCAGGCTGCTCAAATGATAAAGAAGAAAGCGGTTCCGGTTCTGGGCGTTCGCTGTTCCGTAGTGACAATATTCCTCCTGTTCCGGGGAAAAAAATTACATTAACGCAGAAGACTCCCCAGAACATAGTAGTTACGTGGGATGCATCCTCTGATTATGAAACGCTTCAGAAGAACCTGCAATACAAGCTTGTTTATTCAGCAAGGAACAATATAGGCACTGTCGATAGCGCAGAAAGAAACGGTACGGTAGTTATGGGATGGACCCCCGGGACTCTGTCAAGGCAGGTTAAAGGCTTGCCATCAACCGGTGCTTATTATTTTACGGTACTTGTAAGAGATGAGGCAGGCAATATGGCTGTATATGTTCCCCAATCCCTGTCCGCTCAAGAGTCTAATCTCTCTGTTGCAAACATGTCGATGAGAGATGAAGCCGGAAACAAAACCGTTTTCACGCCGCGTAAATCGTCTGCTCATGACACGAATACACCTCAAGTCGTATCAGGCCTTGTTGTTAGCGATATAACATTTGACGGTGCCACTGTTTCATGGGAGCCTGCAGACGATGATGTTACACCGCCTGACAGACTGCAGTATAAGGTCATATATTCAACAAACCGGGATATGGATAATGTGAAAGATGCTGAAAATAACGGACAGTCTGCAATGGAGTGGACGGCAAATATAACTTCCCACAGGATAAGCGGCCTTGAACCTTCAACAACCTATTATATTGCAACTCTGGTAAGGGATGAGGCTGGAAATACGGCCATCTACGAGCCCCGTGAAGTAACGACAACATCACAGTCAGGCAAGGGTTCAGGTGAGTAA
- a CDS encoding FadR/GntR family transcriptional regulator: MTVPEIFAEPLTRTRLHEEIAGVIEGKIIRGEIQPGSRLPSERELALTFGVNRATVREAIRRLETHGLLEIQHGNGVYVKDFAMNGNLELIKSIIAHGNGSVNKDIFFSLIEARNTLCTEMAGLAAQRRTEIDLAELEKAVQDSSIPIQEKDLLVHQLIARSTKNILYIILLNFFNQTYRDLSYLYFNNEKNVKRTEKFHKEIFKALNNSDALRARSIMKEILEFTENATREYLNKTQESEL; encoded by the coding sequence GTGACTGTACCGGAAATATTTGCCGAGCCGTTGACCAGGACAAGGCTTCATGAAGAGATAGCCGGGGTGATAGAGGGGAAGATAATCAGGGGCGAAATACAGCCCGGGTCCAGGCTTCCGTCCGAGCGCGAACTCGCACTCACTTTTGGAGTAAACCGTGCCACGGTGCGTGAAGCCATAAGAAGACTTGAAACACATGGTCTCCTCGAAATTCAGCACGGAAATGGTGTTTATGTTAAGGATTTCGCCATGAACGGCAATCTGGAGCTTATTAAGAGCATTATCGCACACGGGAACGGCTCTGTTAACAAGGACATATTCTTCTCTCTCATTGAAGCCCGCAATACCTTATGCACGGAAATGGCGGGGCTTGCCGCCCAACGGCGTACGGAAATAGACCTTGCCGAGCTTGAAAAGGCCGTTCAGGATTCATCCATTCCAATTCAGGAAAAAGACCTGCTGGTTCATCAGTTGATAGCCAGATCTACAAAAAACATACTGTATATAATACTGCTTAATTTCTTTAATCAGACATACCGCGACCTTAGCTATCTCTATTTCAACAATGAAAAAAATGTAAAAAGGACAGAAAAATTCCATAAGGAGATTTTCAAGGCCCTCAACAACAGCGATGCATTAAGAGCCAGAAGCATAATGAAGGAAATCCTTGAATTTACTGAAAACGCGACAAGAGAATATCTTAATAAAACTCAGGAGTCTGAGCTATGA